A segment of the Lagopus muta isolate bLagMut1 chromosome 8, bLagMut1 primary, whole genome shotgun sequence genome:
ACAAGTTTCCAAAAGCTCTGAAAGTGCTTTGGAGAGGTGAAGGGTAATCAGTCCATGGCTTTTGCAATGTCTTCATGGATGTCCAGCTTGGCCTGTACAGTCTTGCAACCTTTATTGGAGTAGATTCTTGCTTCTTTGGGGAAGTATGTCATTTCATCAGCCACTGCCTGAACAACCTTCTCATCGACTTCATGCCTGTGGGCGATCATCTCAGCCTGCACACACATCTTCACGTGCTTGTGCTCCAGGGGGAGCAAGGGAACAAAGTAGTCAATGAGGTTCCTGTCCATGAGGCTGCTGTGCCGCAGTCCACTGTTCTTGTTACTGAAGACTCCCACAGACAGCATGGGCTCAAGGTCTTTCAGCTGAATATCTTCCCTATGCTTTCCAATGCTCCAGAAGTCAAGCACTGCTTTATTAATTAAGTCACCACCAGCATTACTGAGGAAGATGAAGATGGCTTTCCTGTAGGACACCCCGTCAACCTGCTCATAATAATCCAAGAAGGGCTTAATGGCATCAATGAGGCCCTGGTGCATTTTGTCCATGTACATTGTTCTTTCATATCCAAAACCTAGCCATGAAATGAATACAAATGCACAATTTTGCACAAGAAGCCTGTGCCACTAATCACTTGCAGCATAAACCTAAAAAGAAATGGTTCTGGAGGTATCCAAACTCTGCTTTGTTATAAACTTCAGTGGTTGTTTCACTGGTTTACATTGCTTTTCATGAGATAACTTCAgcatgacttaaaaaaaaaaaaacttcctttaACCTATACTatttattttgggaaaaaaaaaagattacaaaaCTGTACTGAACACAATCCCACCTTTAAGAATTAAATCCTTCAATTACCCGTGTACAAATCCTCAGTAAAGATTTTGGCTTTACTGCTCAAGCCTTTATAACTCACAGAGGAGAGCCCGCACATAAAAAACCATGAAAATTAATGAATGTGGACTTGCAGCAGTGAGAAAGTTGGAATTCCTCCTCTTTGGGAACTTCCAGCGTGTCAAAACTTATTCTAAGCTGAAGTAAAACTTCCAAAGTAATAAATTTGcacaaaaactgaaatttcttaCAAT
Coding sequences within it:
- the LOC125696985 gene encoding torsin-1B-like isoform X2 yields the protein MCGLSSVSYKGLSSKAKIFTEDLYTGFGYERTMYMDKMHQGLIDAIKPFLDYYEQVDGVSYRKAIFIFLSNAGGDLINKAVLDFWSIGKHREDIQLKDLEPMLSVGVFSNKNSGLRHSSLMDRNLIDYFVPLLPLEHKHVKMCVQAEMIAHRHEVDEKVVQAVADEMTYFPKEARIYSNKGCKTVQAKLDIHEDIAKAMD
- the LOC125696985 gene encoding torsin-1B-like isoform X3, with the translated sequence MKMPIPSRNCFGYERTMYMDKMHQGLIDAIKPFLDYYEQVDGVSYRKAIFIFLSNAGGDLINKAVLDFWSIGKHREDIQLKDLEPMLSVGVFSNKNSGLRHSSLMDRNLIDYFVPLLPLEHKHVKMCVQAEMIAHRHEVDEKVVQAVADEMTYFPKEARIYSNKGCKTVQAKLDIHEDIAKAMD
- the LOC125696985 gene encoding torsin-1B-like isoform X1, which encodes MRKSVLIVKTASPTESGRTMKMPIPSRNCFGYERTMYMDKMHQGLIDAIKPFLDYYEQVDGVSYRKAIFIFLSNAGGDLINKAVLDFWSIGKHREDIQLKDLEPMLSVGVFSNKNSGLRHSSLMDRNLIDYFVPLLPLEHKHVKMCVQAEMIAHRHEVDEKVVQAVADEMTYFPKEARIYSNKGCKTVQAKLDIHEDIAKAMD
- the LOC125696985 gene encoding torsin-1B-like isoform X4, whose product is MYMDKMHQGLIDAIKPFLDYYEQVDGVSYRKAIFIFLSNAGGDLINKAVLDFWSIGKHREDIQLKDLEPMLSVGVFSNKNSGLRHSSLMDRNLIDYFVPLLPLEHKHVKMCVQAEMIAHRHEVDEKVVQAVADEMTYFPKEARIYSNKGCKTVQAKLDIHEDIAKAMD